The nucleotide window GCCCAGATGGCAAGGCCCAGGGTCACTGCCGCGCCCGGCACCCAGCCTCCCGGCGCGGCCCCCGCGGCACGGCGACCGAGCCCGTCGCTCCGCGCGGGCGGCAGGCGGTCGAGCAGCACCAGCATCGCCAGCCGGCTTGCCGTGGCCGTGAACAGGAAGACCGGCAGCGGCGCGGCATGTCCGAAGCTCGCCAGCGCCCCGGCCGCCAGCGCCACAGCGAAGATCAGCGCCAGCACCCCATAGCTGCCGATGCGGCTGTCGCGCATGATCTCGAGGCAATGGCCGCGGTCGCGCCCGCCGCCGATGCCGTCGGCAAAGTCGGCAAGACCATCAAGATGCAGCGCCCCGGTGACCAGCGCGGCAGCGGCCAGTGCCGCGAGGGCCGCGACAAGCGGATCGAGGCCGATGGCCAAGCCGCCCGCCTGCGCCGCCCAGGTGAGCGCACCGACGGGCAGGCCGATCAGCGGAAAGGCCCATCGGGCCTGGGCGAGGCTCGGCGCGGGATTGGCCAGCCGTCCGGCGGGCAACCGTGTCAGCAGCATCACCGCCAGCCGGACCTCTTCGCTGCGGCGCCGCTGGGTCATGCCGCGGAAATCCCCGCTTCGGCAAAGGTGGCCATGCCGTTGTGGCATTCCAGCGCCCCGCGCATCACCATCAGCGCCAGCGCCGCACCGGTCCCCTCGCCAAGCGCCATGCCCAGATCGAGGATCGGTGCCTTGCCCATCGCGCTGCACAGCCGGGCATGGCCCGGTTCCGCGCTCAGATGCCCGACAAGGCAATGGTCCAGAAGCCCCGGCGCGGCGCCATGCAGGGGGGCCACCGCCGCGGTGCAGATATAGCCGTCCAGCATCACCGGCACACGCGCGGCCCGCGCGGCCAGCACGGCACCGCAGAGCGCCGCCTGCTCGCGCCCGCCGATCGCGGCAAGCAGGTGCAGCGGTGCCAGGCCGGCATGGCGCGCCACGCCGCGGGCCACCACCTCGCGCTTGCGCGCCACGCCTTCGGCATCGCTGCCGGTGCCCCTGCCGACCCAATCCTCGGGGGCGCCGCCACAGATCGCATGAGCTAGCGCCGCCGAAACGGTGGAATTGCCGATCCCCATCTCGCCCAGGATCAGCAGGTCAG belongs to Frigidibacter mobilis and includes:
- the cobT gene encoding nicotinate-nucleotide--dimethylbenzimidazole phosphoribosyltransferase yields the protein MTPLSALDDILGLALPHPDAAAAEAARARQAQLTKPPGSLGRLEELAAFMAAWQGTDRPKLDRAQALVFAGNHGVCAQGVNPFPQAVTGLMVANFEAGGAAINQLCRVAGAELTVIALDLARPTADFTHAPAMTEAECLAALNRGAAAVDPSADLLILGEMGIGNSTVSAALAHAICGGAPEDWVGRGTGSDAEGVARKREVVARGVARHAGLAPLHLLAAIGGREQAALCGAVLAARAARVPVMLDGYICTAAVAPLHGAAPGLLDHCLVGHLSAEPGHARLCSAMGKAPILDLGMALGEGTGAALALMVMRGALECHNGMATFAEAGISAA